A portion of the Diprion similis isolate iyDipSimi1 chromosome 4, iyDipSimi1.1, whole genome shotgun sequence genome contains these proteins:
- the LOC124405541 gene encoding uncharacterized protein LOC124405541 isoform X2, translating into MARAGTQRWRNPTSEGDDVQRSIELLDKVLSEYDENEAEGDGGAGSGGGNCGSSTEPSIGLTPDDESPSLGHQSEDDGYMSMNGRKAKMALVALRPVPDCPEPQDNGESFVSEFPPPPEEAERLISTLLPMVSPSNSAKKNSQSSSRKNGRQQWMAAMEDHKRHGHVATTQTTLPKTRHQRPYGWENGTAEPFRLAEPPSPPSKFASLPYDGKVSFNWIPPRTNPGAIEKHREVRRRSSEEVLNQQLMNNRHNSHHGSQDKDRASMLRKQRQNEIVKSSSVEDRLLMDRNRSESEARRRNNSDSSEGRFSRNSESERSSIPRSSSVSVERFSVRANCDSSDFSRANSTSNERFHSDFSIAVASVSSNDHASVPTSDPFSIRNLDFSFSLPRADSAGDERFSGRTSDRCSDQERYSDMFSTRNSDFSTRNSTDFRTQSEEEHFSDDSLEELLPPPPPIGKRHSIAWEVSLEDDPLYAPGSTKVVGRRRRKSSDVSSVGSASKMRDFDDWPDPPLSATEDDLVSPYSDSSTNDLDQIRPQDLTKNGTYVIRRGRKKERKLLPKTPTKTKSLSFDNCEEARLPDAKRYSSTFDNIKSLLKEGRLEGLDEPPPDFTPPLPPELVRVVSLPVINNESGNRAHLEMTVEEEETSSDLSDKDKSEIKKKSLGVGNFGGEIRPVLVTLDALETDQRCNGPASSIAMSKSMDAKIPVNLLIEDQIVKKALNENRRQLEKVSDAIKEIENVRNSESYEKRRRNAAASSDPKSNSKRNSYESGNDDKKVIDNPFENRPRKQNSSDSETSKTSSSEAAEFDRRKTNGSDVYSAGRRIRQNGNDQKQIENVIDAILEDSKNPEFQVSVEVLEFPPLPPSPVEEADEESSDVGVGVSVATKSSKTLGNSSSSNNNINKAKSHGTKTVDYRPRVPPHRAAIDAKDGHVSSLNTRSMDAGFSRGRRTAAGSGSRREVPVERRTLPTDLPGPSRRRPFAKWHSPSAEPSCPSSSAGTTVSGMQTSCSLPETPVFARGSDIPRTPQHAGNTGQQTRRQPGWYAPTTATTGYRRNNVGLEQAIIGTELLRLAGGPNRGWYPTRKGNQPRPASIEHLERLNNVYDARLPGGGEQQRKPLTLPTNITPNKYFGQSKHSSASSTREALRRVTSLLIKKGGESSDAPKKKGFFKSFWKRSRHYSLENQ; encoded by the exons AGGTGACGATGTTCAACGGTCGATTGAACTGCTGGACAAGGTACTCTCAGAGTACGACGAGAACGAGGCTGAGGGCGACGGAGGCGCCGGGAGCGGTGGAGGAAATTGTGGCAGCAGCACAGAACCCAGTATTGGCCTCACACCGGACGACGAAAGCCCATCTCTAG GGCATCAGTCCGAGGACGACGGGTACATGAGTATGAATGGACGAAAGGCGAAGATGGCACTCGTAGCACTGCGTCCGGTTCCGGACTGTCCTGAACCACAGGACAACGGCGAATCGTTCGTTTCCGAATTTCCTCCTCCACCAGAGGAAGCTGAACGTCTCATATCGACTCTACTTCCGAT GGTTTCACCGAGTAACTCGGCAAAGAAGAACTCGCAGTCGTCTTCCCGGAAGAACGGAAGACAACAATGGATGGCTGCCATGGAAGATCACAAACGGCACGGACACGTTGCTACAACGCAAACTACTCTG CCAAAGACTCGTCATCAGCGGCCGTACGGATGGGAAAACGGTACCGCGGAGCCGTTTCGTCTTGCGGAACCGCCGAGTCCGCCGAGTAAATTTGCCAGTCTTCCGTACGACGGAAAAGTGTCCTTTAACTGGATACCACCGCGGACTAATCCCGGGGCGATAGAGAAGCACCGGGAAGTGAGGCGTCGATCGTCGGAGGAGGTTCTGAACCAGCAGCTGATGAACAATCGCCACAACAGTCACCACGGCAGTCAGGACAAGGACCGGGCGTCGATGTTGCGGAAGCAACGACAGAACGAGATTGTGAAATCCAGCAGCGTGGAGGACAGACTTCTGATGGACCGGAACAGATCGGAAAGCGAGGCGAGGCGCAGGAACAACTCGGACTCGAGCGAGGGGAGATTTTCGCGAAACTCCGAGTCCGAGAGGTCGTCGATACCCAGATCAAGCTCCGTGAGCGTCGAGAGGTTCTCGGTCAGGGCGAATTGCGATTCATCCGATTTTTCCCGCGCCAATTCGACATCCAACGAACGGTTTCACTCCGATTTCTCGATAGCCGTAGCCAGCGTCAGTTCTAACGATCACGCGTCCGTACCTACGTCCGATCCGTTTTCCATTAGGAATTTGGACTTCTCGTTCTCTCTGCCAAGGGCTGACTCAGCCGGCGACGAGAGGTTCTCGGGACGGACGTCGGACCGATGCTCCGATCAGGAGAGATACTCGGACATGTTTTCAACGAGGAACTCGGACTTCTCGACAAGGAATTCTACCGACTTTAGAACACAGTCCGAGGAGGAACATTTCTCCGACGATTCGCTCGAGGAACTTTTACCACCGCCACCTCCGATCGGCAAGAGACACTCCATCGCATGGGAGGTCTCACTCGAAGATGATCCTCTTTACGCTCCGGGGAGCACTAAGGTCGTTGggagaagacgaagaaaaagcaGCGACGTCTCCA GCGTCGGATCCGCCTCTAAAATGCGTGATTTTGACGACTGGCCTGACCCACCGCTGTCAGCGACTGAGGATGATTTGGTATCACCGTATTCCGACTCTTCGACAAACGATCTTGACCAGATACGCCCCCAGGATCTTACCAAAAATGGTACTTACGTTATTAGACGAGGTCGTAAAAAGGAACGAAAACTCTTGCCTAAAACACCGACGAAAACGAAGAGTCTGTCATTCGATAACTGCGAGGAAGCTCGGCTCCCTGATGCAAAAAGATACTCCAGTACCTTCGACAACATCAAGAGTCTCCTTAAAG AAGGAAGACTGGAAGGACTGGATGAACCGCCGCCGGATTTCACGCCGCCGTTACCCCCGGAATTAGTTAGGGTCGTCTCGTTGCCGGTGATAAATAACGAGTCGGGAAATCGGGCGCATTTGGAAATGACCGTAGAGGAGGAGGAGACGTCGTCCGATCTATCGGACAAGGATAAATCAGAGATTAAGAAGAAGTCGTTGGGTGTCGGTAATTTCGGTGGTGAAATTAGACCCGTTCTGGTTACCCTGGACGCGTTGGAAACGGATCAGCGGTGTAACGGTCCGGCATCCTCGATAGCGATGTCGAAAAGTATGGACGCAAAAATACCGGTGAATCTACTTATTGAGGATCAGATAGTGAAGAAGGCGCTGAACGAGAATAGAAGACAGTTGGAAAAAGTTAGCGATGCTATAAAGGAAATTGAAAACGTTAGGAACAGCGAGTCGTATGAAAAGAGGCGAAGAAACGCCGCCGCTTCTTCAGACCCTAAATCTAATTCGAAACGTAACAGCTACGAGAGTGGTAACGATGATAAGAAAGTTATTGACAATCCCTTCGAAAATAGACCGAGGAAACAGAATAGTTCCGATTCCGAGACGTCGAAGACTAGCTCGTCGGAAGCTGCGGAGTTTGATCGTCGAAAAACAAATGGAAGCGATGTTTACAGTGCCGGAAGGAGGATCAGGCAGAATGGTAACGATCAGAAACAAATCGAGAACGTGATAGACGCAATACTCGAGGATTCCAAGAATCCTGAATTCCAG GTCAGCGTCGAAGTTCTCGAATTTCCGCCGCTCCCTCCGTCTCCGGTCGAGGAGGCCGATGAGGAGAGTTCCGACGTGGGTGTCGGCGTCTCGGTGGCAACCAAGTCCAGCAAAACCCTCGgaaacagcagcagcagcaacaacaacatcaacaaGGCCAAGAGCCACGGTACCAAAACCGTTGACTATCGACCCAGAGTTCCTCCCCATCGCGCCGCAATCGATGCTAAGGATGGCCACGTCTCGTCCCTTAATACCAGGTCAATGGACGCCGGATTCTCCAGAGGAAGACGCACTGCCGCCGGTAGCGGATCGAGGAGAGAG GTTCCTGTGGAGCGGAGAACTCTGCCTACCGATTTGCCGGGTCCTTCAAGGCGGAGACCATTTGCAAAGTGGCATTCACCGTCTGCGGAACCGTCTTGTCCTTCATCGAGTGCCGGAACGACGGTTTCCGGTATGCAGACGTCGTGCTCCCTCCCGGAAACTCCGGTTTTCGCCAGGGGCAGCGACATTCCTCGGACTCCGCAGCACGCCGGAAACACCGGGCAACAAACTCGTCGTCAGCCAGGATGGTACGCTCCTACGACCGCGACGACTGG GTACAGGAGAAACAACGTTGGCCTCGAGCAGGCCATAATCGGTACGGAACTGCTGAGACTGGCTGGAGGACCGAACAGAGGCTGGTATCCGACGAGGAAGGGGAATCAGCCGCGACCCGCGTCCATCGAGCACCTCGAAAGGCTGAACAACGTCTACGACGCTCGTTTGCCGGGTGGCGGCGAACAGCAGAGGAAGCCTCTTACTCTGCCGACGAACATTACGCCAAATAAATACTTCGGCCAAAGTAAGCACAGCTCTGCCTCCAGCACCCGCGAAGCTTTACGGAGGGTCACTAGCTTGCTCATCAAGAAAG GGGGCGAGAGTAGCGACGCGCCGAAAAAGAAAGGTTTTTTCAAAAGCTTCTGGAAACGTTCGAGGCATTATTCTCTTGAAAACCAATAG
- the LOC124405541 gene encoding uncharacterized protein LOC124405541 isoform X3: MARAGTQRWRNPTSEGDDVQRSIELLDKVLSEYDENEAEGDGGAGSGGGNCGSSTEPSIGLTPDDESPSLGHQSEDDGYMSMNGRKAKMALVALRPVPDCPEPQDNGESFVSEFPPPPEEAERLISTLLPMVSPSNSAKKNSQSSSRKNGRQQWMAAMEDHKRHGHVATTQTTLPKTRHQRPYGWENGTAEPFRLAEPPSPPSKFASLPYDGKVSFNWIPPRTNPGAIEKHREVRRRSSEEVLNQQLMNNRHNSHHGSQDKDRASMLRKQRQNEIVKSSSVEDRLLMDRNRSESEARRRNNSDSSEGRFSRNSESERSSIPRSSSVSVERFSVRANCDSSDFSRANSTSNERFHSDFSIAVASVSSNDHASVPTSDPFSIRNLDFSFSLPRADSAGDERFSGRTSDRCSDQERYSDMFSTRNSDFSTRNSTDFRTQSEEEHFSDDSLEELLPPPPPIGKRHSIAWEVSLEDDPLYAPGSTKVVGRRRRKSSDVSSVGSASKMRDFDDWPDPPLSATEDDLVSPYSDSSTNDLDQIRPQDLTKNGTYVIRRGRKKERKLLPKTPTKTKSLSFDNCEEARLPDAKRYSSTFDNIKSLLKEGRLEGLDEPPPDFTPPLPPELVRVVSLPVINNESGNRAHLEMTVEEEETSSDLSDKDKSEIKKKSLGVGNFGGEIRPVLVTLDALETDQRCNGPASSIAMSKSMDAKIPVNLLIEDQIVKKALNENRRQLEKVSDAIKEIENVRNSESYEKRRRNAAASSDPKSNSKRNSYESGNDDKKVIDNPFENRPRKQNSSDSETSKTSSSEAAEFDRRKTNGSDVYSAGRRIRQNGNDQKQIENVIDAILEDSKNPEFQVSVEVLEFPPLPPSPVEEADEESSDVGVGVSVATKSSKTLGNSSSSNNNINKAKSHGTKTVDYRPRVPPHRAAIDAKDGHVSSLNTRSMDAGFSRGRRTAAGSGSRREVPVERRTLPTDLPGPSRRRPFAKWHSPSAEPSCPSSSAGTTVSGMQTSCSLPETPVFARGSDIPRTPQHAGNTGQQTRRQPGWYAPTTATTGYRRNNVGLEQAIIGTELLRLAGGPNRGWYPTRKGNQPRPASIEHLERLNNVYDARLPGGGEQQRKPLTLPTNITPNKYFGQSKHSSASSTREALRRVTSLLIKKGGNSKDNKVAKDISPSGHYPVPGTNR; encoded by the exons AGGTGACGATGTTCAACGGTCGATTGAACTGCTGGACAAGGTACTCTCAGAGTACGACGAGAACGAGGCTGAGGGCGACGGAGGCGCCGGGAGCGGTGGAGGAAATTGTGGCAGCAGCACAGAACCCAGTATTGGCCTCACACCGGACGACGAAAGCCCATCTCTAG GGCATCAGTCCGAGGACGACGGGTACATGAGTATGAATGGACGAAAGGCGAAGATGGCACTCGTAGCACTGCGTCCGGTTCCGGACTGTCCTGAACCACAGGACAACGGCGAATCGTTCGTTTCCGAATTTCCTCCTCCACCAGAGGAAGCTGAACGTCTCATATCGACTCTACTTCCGAT GGTTTCACCGAGTAACTCGGCAAAGAAGAACTCGCAGTCGTCTTCCCGGAAGAACGGAAGACAACAATGGATGGCTGCCATGGAAGATCACAAACGGCACGGACACGTTGCTACAACGCAAACTACTCTG CCAAAGACTCGTCATCAGCGGCCGTACGGATGGGAAAACGGTACCGCGGAGCCGTTTCGTCTTGCGGAACCGCCGAGTCCGCCGAGTAAATTTGCCAGTCTTCCGTACGACGGAAAAGTGTCCTTTAACTGGATACCACCGCGGACTAATCCCGGGGCGATAGAGAAGCACCGGGAAGTGAGGCGTCGATCGTCGGAGGAGGTTCTGAACCAGCAGCTGATGAACAATCGCCACAACAGTCACCACGGCAGTCAGGACAAGGACCGGGCGTCGATGTTGCGGAAGCAACGACAGAACGAGATTGTGAAATCCAGCAGCGTGGAGGACAGACTTCTGATGGACCGGAACAGATCGGAAAGCGAGGCGAGGCGCAGGAACAACTCGGACTCGAGCGAGGGGAGATTTTCGCGAAACTCCGAGTCCGAGAGGTCGTCGATACCCAGATCAAGCTCCGTGAGCGTCGAGAGGTTCTCGGTCAGGGCGAATTGCGATTCATCCGATTTTTCCCGCGCCAATTCGACATCCAACGAACGGTTTCACTCCGATTTCTCGATAGCCGTAGCCAGCGTCAGTTCTAACGATCACGCGTCCGTACCTACGTCCGATCCGTTTTCCATTAGGAATTTGGACTTCTCGTTCTCTCTGCCAAGGGCTGACTCAGCCGGCGACGAGAGGTTCTCGGGACGGACGTCGGACCGATGCTCCGATCAGGAGAGATACTCGGACATGTTTTCAACGAGGAACTCGGACTTCTCGACAAGGAATTCTACCGACTTTAGAACACAGTCCGAGGAGGAACATTTCTCCGACGATTCGCTCGAGGAACTTTTACCACCGCCACCTCCGATCGGCAAGAGACACTCCATCGCATGGGAGGTCTCACTCGAAGATGATCCTCTTTACGCTCCGGGGAGCACTAAGGTCGTTGggagaagacgaagaaaaagcaGCGACGTCTCCA GCGTCGGATCCGCCTCTAAAATGCGTGATTTTGACGACTGGCCTGACCCACCGCTGTCAGCGACTGAGGATGATTTGGTATCACCGTATTCCGACTCTTCGACAAACGATCTTGACCAGATACGCCCCCAGGATCTTACCAAAAATGGTACTTACGTTATTAGACGAGGTCGTAAAAAGGAACGAAAACTCTTGCCTAAAACACCGACGAAAACGAAGAGTCTGTCATTCGATAACTGCGAGGAAGCTCGGCTCCCTGATGCAAAAAGATACTCCAGTACCTTCGACAACATCAAGAGTCTCCTTAAAG AAGGAAGACTGGAAGGACTGGATGAACCGCCGCCGGATTTCACGCCGCCGTTACCCCCGGAATTAGTTAGGGTCGTCTCGTTGCCGGTGATAAATAACGAGTCGGGAAATCGGGCGCATTTGGAAATGACCGTAGAGGAGGAGGAGACGTCGTCCGATCTATCGGACAAGGATAAATCAGAGATTAAGAAGAAGTCGTTGGGTGTCGGTAATTTCGGTGGTGAAATTAGACCCGTTCTGGTTACCCTGGACGCGTTGGAAACGGATCAGCGGTGTAACGGTCCGGCATCCTCGATAGCGATGTCGAAAAGTATGGACGCAAAAATACCGGTGAATCTACTTATTGAGGATCAGATAGTGAAGAAGGCGCTGAACGAGAATAGAAGACAGTTGGAAAAAGTTAGCGATGCTATAAAGGAAATTGAAAACGTTAGGAACAGCGAGTCGTATGAAAAGAGGCGAAGAAACGCCGCCGCTTCTTCAGACCCTAAATCTAATTCGAAACGTAACAGCTACGAGAGTGGTAACGATGATAAGAAAGTTATTGACAATCCCTTCGAAAATAGACCGAGGAAACAGAATAGTTCCGATTCCGAGACGTCGAAGACTAGCTCGTCGGAAGCTGCGGAGTTTGATCGTCGAAAAACAAATGGAAGCGATGTTTACAGTGCCGGAAGGAGGATCAGGCAGAATGGTAACGATCAGAAACAAATCGAGAACGTGATAGACGCAATACTCGAGGATTCCAAGAATCCTGAATTCCAG GTCAGCGTCGAAGTTCTCGAATTTCCGCCGCTCCCTCCGTCTCCGGTCGAGGAGGCCGATGAGGAGAGTTCCGACGTGGGTGTCGGCGTCTCGGTGGCAACCAAGTCCAGCAAAACCCTCGgaaacagcagcagcagcaacaacaacatcaacaaGGCCAAGAGCCACGGTACCAAAACCGTTGACTATCGACCCAGAGTTCCTCCCCATCGCGCCGCAATCGATGCTAAGGATGGCCACGTCTCGTCCCTTAATACCAGGTCAATGGACGCCGGATTCTCCAGAGGAAGACGCACTGCCGCCGGTAGCGGATCGAGGAGAGAG GTTCCTGTGGAGCGGAGAACTCTGCCTACCGATTTGCCGGGTCCTTCAAGGCGGAGACCATTTGCAAAGTGGCATTCACCGTCTGCGGAACCGTCTTGTCCTTCATCGAGTGCCGGAACGACGGTTTCCGGTATGCAGACGTCGTGCTCCCTCCCGGAAACTCCGGTTTTCGCCAGGGGCAGCGACATTCCTCGGACTCCGCAGCACGCCGGAAACACCGGGCAACAAACTCGTCGTCAGCCAGGATGGTACGCTCCTACGACCGCGACGACTGG GTACAGGAGAAACAACGTTGGCCTCGAGCAGGCCATAATCGGTACGGAACTGCTGAGACTGGCTGGAGGACCGAACAGAGGCTGGTATCCGACGAGGAAGGGGAATCAGCCGCGACCCGCGTCCATCGAGCACCTCGAAAGGCTGAACAACGTCTACGACGCTCGTTTGCCGGGTGGCGGCGAACAGCAGAGGAAGCCTCTTACTCTGCCGACGAACATTACGCCAAATAAATACTTCGGCCAAAGTAAGCACAGCTCTGCCTCCAGCACCCGCGAAGCTTTACGGAGGGTCACTAGCTTGCTCATCAAGAAAG GGGGTAACAGCAAGGACAACAAGGTAGCCAAGGATATCTCACCTTCGGGACATTATCCCG
- the LOC124405541 gene encoding uncharacterized protein LOC124405541 isoform X6 yields the protein MARAGTQRWRNPTSEGDDVQRSIELLDKVLSEYDENEAEGDGGAGSGGGNCGSSTEPSIGLTPDDESPSLGHQSEDDGYMSMNGRKAKMALVALRPVPDCPEPQDNGESFVSEFPPPPEEAERLISTLLPMVSPSNSAKKNSQSSSRKNGRQQWMAAMEDHKRHGHVATTQTTLPKTRHQRPYGWENGTAEPFRLAEPPSPPSKFASLPYDGKVSFNWIPPRTNPGAIEKHREVRRRSSEEVLNQQLMNNRHNSHHGSQDKDRASMLRKQRQNEIVKSSSVEDRLLMDRNRSESEARRRNNSDSSEGRFSRNSESERSSIPRSSSVSVERFSVRANCDSSDFSRANSTSNERFHSDFSIAVASVSSNDHASVPTSDPFSIRNLDFSFSLPRADSAGDERFSGRTSDRCSDQERYSDMFSTRNSDFSTRNSTDFRTQSEEEHFSDDSLEELLPPPPPIGKRHSIAWEVSLEDDPLYAPGSTKVVGRRRRKSSDVSSVGSASKMRDFDDWPDPPLSATEDDLVSPYSDSSTNDLDQIRPQDLTKNGTYVIRRGRKKERKLLPKTPTKTKSLSFDNCEEARLPDAKRYSSTFDNIKSLLKEGRLEGLDEPPPDFTPPLPPELVRVVSLPVINNESGNRAHLEMTVEEEETSSDLSDKDKSEIKKKSLGVGNFGGEIRPVLVTLDALETDQRCNGPASSIAMSKSMDAKIPVNLLIEDQIVKKALNENRRQLEKVSDAIKEIENVRNSESYEKRRRNAAASSDPKSNSKRNSYESGNDDKKVIDNPFENRPRKQNSSDSETSKTSSSEAAEFDRRKTNGSDVYSAGRRIRQNGNDQKQIENVIDAILEDSKNPEFQVSVEVLEFPPLPPSPVEEADEESSDVGVGVSVATKSSKTLGNSSSSNNNINKAKSHGTKTVDYRPRVPPHRAAIDAKDGHVSSLNTRSMDAGFSRGRRTAAGSGSRREVPVERRTLPTDLPGPSRRRPFAKWHSPSAEPSCPSSSAGTTVSGMQTSCSLPETPVFARGSDIPRTPQHAGNTGQQTRRQPGWYAPTTATTGYRRNNVGLEQAIIGTELLRLAGGPNRGWYPTRKGNQPRPASIEHLERLNNVYDARLPGGGEQQRKPLTLPTNITPNKYFGQRGNSKDNKVAKDISPSGHYPVPGTNR from the exons AGGTGACGATGTTCAACGGTCGATTGAACTGCTGGACAAGGTACTCTCAGAGTACGACGAGAACGAGGCTGAGGGCGACGGAGGCGCCGGGAGCGGTGGAGGAAATTGTGGCAGCAGCACAGAACCCAGTATTGGCCTCACACCGGACGACGAAAGCCCATCTCTAG GGCATCAGTCCGAGGACGACGGGTACATGAGTATGAATGGACGAAAGGCGAAGATGGCACTCGTAGCACTGCGTCCGGTTCCGGACTGTCCTGAACCACAGGACAACGGCGAATCGTTCGTTTCCGAATTTCCTCCTCCACCAGAGGAAGCTGAACGTCTCATATCGACTCTACTTCCGAT GGTTTCACCGAGTAACTCGGCAAAGAAGAACTCGCAGTCGTCTTCCCGGAAGAACGGAAGACAACAATGGATGGCTGCCATGGAAGATCACAAACGGCACGGACACGTTGCTACAACGCAAACTACTCTG CCAAAGACTCGTCATCAGCGGCCGTACGGATGGGAAAACGGTACCGCGGAGCCGTTTCGTCTTGCGGAACCGCCGAGTCCGCCGAGTAAATTTGCCAGTCTTCCGTACGACGGAAAAGTGTCCTTTAACTGGATACCACCGCGGACTAATCCCGGGGCGATAGAGAAGCACCGGGAAGTGAGGCGTCGATCGTCGGAGGAGGTTCTGAACCAGCAGCTGATGAACAATCGCCACAACAGTCACCACGGCAGTCAGGACAAGGACCGGGCGTCGATGTTGCGGAAGCAACGACAGAACGAGATTGTGAAATCCAGCAGCGTGGAGGACAGACTTCTGATGGACCGGAACAGATCGGAAAGCGAGGCGAGGCGCAGGAACAACTCGGACTCGAGCGAGGGGAGATTTTCGCGAAACTCCGAGTCCGAGAGGTCGTCGATACCCAGATCAAGCTCCGTGAGCGTCGAGAGGTTCTCGGTCAGGGCGAATTGCGATTCATCCGATTTTTCCCGCGCCAATTCGACATCCAACGAACGGTTTCACTCCGATTTCTCGATAGCCGTAGCCAGCGTCAGTTCTAACGATCACGCGTCCGTACCTACGTCCGATCCGTTTTCCATTAGGAATTTGGACTTCTCGTTCTCTCTGCCAAGGGCTGACTCAGCCGGCGACGAGAGGTTCTCGGGACGGACGTCGGACCGATGCTCCGATCAGGAGAGATACTCGGACATGTTTTCAACGAGGAACTCGGACTTCTCGACAAGGAATTCTACCGACTTTAGAACACAGTCCGAGGAGGAACATTTCTCCGACGATTCGCTCGAGGAACTTTTACCACCGCCACCTCCGATCGGCAAGAGACACTCCATCGCATGGGAGGTCTCACTCGAAGATGATCCTCTTTACGCTCCGGGGAGCACTAAGGTCGTTGggagaagacgaagaaaaagcaGCGACGTCTCCA GCGTCGGATCCGCCTCTAAAATGCGTGATTTTGACGACTGGCCTGACCCACCGCTGTCAGCGACTGAGGATGATTTGGTATCACCGTATTCCGACTCTTCGACAAACGATCTTGACCAGATACGCCCCCAGGATCTTACCAAAAATGGTACTTACGTTATTAGACGAGGTCGTAAAAAGGAACGAAAACTCTTGCCTAAAACACCGACGAAAACGAAGAGTCTGTCATTCGATAACTGCGAGGAAGCTCGGCTCCCTGATGCAAAAAGATACTCCAGTACCTTCGACAACATCAAGAGTCTCCTTAAAG AAGGAAGACTGGAAGGACTGGATGAACCGCCGCCGGATTTCACGCCGCCGTTACCCCCGGAATTAGTTAGGGTCGTCTCGTTGCCGGTGATAAATAACGAGTCGGGAAATCGGGCGCATTTGGAAATGACCGTAGAGGAGGAGGAGACGTCGTCCGATCTATCGGACAAGGATAAATCAGAGATTAAGAAGAAGTCGTTGGGTGTCGGTAATTTCGGTGGTGAAATTAGACCCGTTCTGGTTACCCTGGACGCGTTGGAAACGGATCAGCGGTGTAACGGTCCGGCATCCTCGATAGCGATGTCGAAAAGTATGGACGCAAAAATACCGGTGAATCTACTTATTGAGGATCAGATAGTGAAGAAGGCGCTGAACGAGAATAGAAGACAGTTGGAAAAAGTTAGCGATGCTATAAAGGAAATTGAAAACGTTAGGAACAGCGAGTCGTATGAAAAGAGGCGAAGAAACGCCGCCGCTTCTTCAGACCCTAAATCTAATTCGAAACGTAACAGCTACGAGAGTGGTAACGATGATAAGAAAGTTATTGACAATCCCTTCGAAAATAGACCGAGGAAACAGAATAGTTCCGATTCCGAGACGTCGAAGACTAGCTCGTCGGAAGCTGCGGAGTTTGATCGTCGAAAAACAAATGGAAGCGATGTTTACAGTGCCGGAAGGAGGATCAGGCAGAATGGTAACGATCAGAAACAAATCGAGAACGTGATAGACGCAATACTCGAGGATTCCAAGAATCCTGAATTCCAG GTCAGCGTCGAAGTTCTCGAATTTCCGCCGCTCCCTCCGTCTCCGGTCGAGGAGGCCGATGAGGAGAGTTCCGACGTGGGTGTCGGCGTCTCGGTGGCAACCAAGTCCAGCAAAACCCTCGgaaacagcagcagcagcaacaacaacatcaacaaGGCCAAGAGCCACGGTACCAAAACCGTTGACTATCGACCCAGAGTTCCTCCCCATCGCGCCGCAATCGATGCTAAGGATGGCCACGTCTCGTCCCTTAATACCAGGTCAATGGACGCCGGATTCTCCAGAGGAAGACGCACTGCCGCCGGTAGCGGATCGAGGAGAGAG GTTCCTGTGGAGCGGAGAACTCTGCCTACCGATTTGCCGGGTCCTTCAAGGCGGAGACCATTTGCAAAGTGGCATTCACCGTCTGCGGAACCGTCTTGTCCTTCATCGAGTGCCGGAACGACGGTTTCCGGTATGCAGACGTCGTGCTCCCTCCCGGAAACTCCGGTTTTCGCCAGGGGCAGCGACATTCCTCGGACTCCGCAGCACGCCGGAAACACCGGGCAACAAACTCGTCGTCAGCCAGGATGGTACGCTCCTACGACCGCGACGACTGG GTACAGGAGAAACAACGTTGGCCTCGAGCAGGCCATAATCGGTACGGAACTGCTGAGACTGGCTGGAGGACCGAACAGAGGCTGGTATCCGACGAGGAAGGGGAATCAGCCGCGACCCGCGTCCATCGAGCACCTCGAAAGGCTGAACAACGTCTACGACGCTCGTTTGCCGGGTGGCGGCGAACAGCAGAGGAAGCCTCTTACTCTGCCGACGAACATTACGCCAAATAAATACTTCGGCCAAA GGGGTAACAGCAAGGACAACAAGGTAGCCAAGGATATCTCACCTTCGGGACATTATCCCG